TCCGCTACCGCTTCAGAAGGGCCCCGTCGTGAGACGGGGCCCTTCGTGCATGCCCCGCGTCACCCGGTGGGTACCGCGGCAAGAGACCCCGGCGGGCGGGCCGTTGGTCCCTTCGGGGGGTGCGGCGGTTACACTCGCCGCCGGCAACAGAGCCCACGGGGCACAGGCACAGGGGAGGCCGCGGTGGCGGTGAACGCCAAGAAGATCGCCGTGTACGTGCTCGTGGTCTTCGCGCTGTACGTGATCATCACGGACCCGGCCAAGGCGGCCGACTACGTCCAGATAGCCTTCGAGGGCATCTCGGACGCGGCCAAGGCCATAGGCGACTTCATGACCTGGCTCGCCGACGGGGCGAAGAACTGAGAGAGCCGCCGAGGAAGCCGAGGTACACCCCATGATCCGCCACCTGGTCCTCTTCAGGCTCAACGACGGCGTCGAACGCGACGATCCGCGGGTCGTCGCGGGTGTGGAGGCCTTCCGGGCGCTCGGCGGCCGGATCGAGGAGCTGCGCTTCTGGGAGTGCGCCTGGAACATCAGCGACCGGCCGATCGCCTACGACTTCGCGATCAACTCGGCGGTCGAGGACACGGACGCCCTCAAGCGCTACCTGGAGCACCCGGACCACCAGGCGGGCGTCGCCCTGTGGCGGGAGTTCGCCACGTGGGTGATCGCCGACTACGAGTTCTAGGGCCTGTTGCCCCGCAGCCCCCCGCCCGGAAAGGCGGGGGGCTTTCGCGTGTCCGGGGGCCCAACTTGGCGCCGCGGGGCCACAACACGGGGTTATCGGGTGCTTGCACACAGTGCACATGTCTTGTGATGCTATGACCGCTTTTGACGGATGATTGACCGATGAAGAGGTGGCGTTGACCGTGTCGGCCAGTACTGCGCCGCCCCAGGAGGAGGCGCCCGCACCCGCCTCCGCCCCCGGCGCTCCCGGCGCCCCCGCCACCCCCGTCGCCCCCGAGAAGCGCCGCGGTGCCGACACCCGCGCGCTGACCCAGGTGCTCTTCGCCGAGCTGAAGGACCTGCAGCCGGGCACGCCGGAGCACAACCGCGTGCGGGGGGCGCTCATCGAGGCCAACCTTCCGCTCGTGCGCTACGCGGCCGCCCGCTTCCGCTCCCGCAACGAGCCCATGGAGGACGTGATCCAGGTCGGCACCATCGGCCTGATCAACGCCATCGACCGGTTCGACCCCGAGCGGGGCGTGCAGTTCCCCACCTTCGCGATGCCGACCGTCGTCGGGGAGATCAAGCGGTACTTCCGGGACAACGTCCGCACGGTCCACGTGCCGCGCCGGCTGCACGAGCTGTGGGTCCAGGTGAACAGCGCCACCGAGGACCTCACCACGGCCTTCGGCCGCTCACCGTCGACCGCCGAGATCGCCGAGCGGCTGCGGATCAGCGAGGAGGAGGTGCTCTCCTGCATCGAGGCGGGCCGCTCGTACCACGCGACCTCCCTGGAGGCCGCGCAGGAGGGCGACGGGATGCCGGGACTGCTGGACCGCATCGGCTACGAGGACCCGGCCCTGGACGGCGTGGAGCACCGCGACCTGGTCCGCCACCTCCTGGTCCAACTCCCCGAACGCGAACAGAGAATTCTCCTTCTGCGCTACTACAGCAATCTCACCCAGTCCCAGATCAGCGCGGAACTGGGTGTGTCCCAGATGCACGTCTCGCGGCTACTCGCGCGTAGCTTCCAGCGGCTGCGGTCGGCGAATCGGATCGAGGCATGACCGGCGCACGGGTGCACGGTCCGGAACACACCAGATCACCCCGGATCGAAAGCAGTATCGACCGGTAACCGGCACGAGCGAATCGCTCACCAGGGCGGTTCCCGACAGTTGTGCCCCGAAATACCGTCAGACCCCGTCTTTACAGGGCCGATTCGCATCTGACGTGTCGACATGTCACTACAGCGTGTTGCCGACATGTGACATTCTTCCGGAAGCGCGTTTGCCGGACCTCCGGCTCCGGTATTCAGGTGAAGGCTGCGTTGCTCGAATGGCATCGCCGCCGCGACCGTCCCGCGACCCAAAGGGGGTGGCATGTCCGCAGACCAGGGCAGCTCGAAGGTGCTCACGCCCACGAGCGA
Above is a genomic segment from Streptomyces collinus Tu 365 containing:
- a CDS encoding Dabb family protein produces the protein MIRHLVLFRLNDGVERDDPRVVAGVEAFRALGGRIEELRFWECAWNISDRPIAYDFAINSAVEDTDALKRYLEHPDHQAGVALWREFATWVIADYEF
- a CDS encoding RNA polymerase sigma factor SigF, yielding MTVSASTAPPQEEAPAPASAPGAPGAPATPVAPEKRRGADTRALTQVLFAELKDLQPGTPEHNRVRGALIEANLPLVRYAAARFRSRNEPMEDVIQVGTIGLINAIDRFDPERGVQFPTFAMPTVVGEIKRYFRDNVRTVHVPRRLHELWVQVNSATEDLTTAFGRSPSTAEIAERLRISEEEVLSCIEAGRSYHATSLEAAQEGDGMPGLLDRIGYEDPALDGVEHRDLVRHLLVQLPEREQRILLLRYYSNLTQSQISAELGVSQMHVSRLLARSFQRLRSANRIEA